One Theropithecus gelada isolate Dixy chromosome 17, Tgel_1.0, whole genome shotgun sequence genomic region harbors:
- the SLITRK1 gene encoding SLIT and NTRK-like protein 1, which yields MLLWILLLETSLCFAAGNVTGDVCKEKICSCNEIEGDLHVDCEKKGFTSLQRFTAPTSQFYHLFLHGNSLTRLFPNEFANFYNAVSLHMENNGLHEIVPGAFLGLQLVKRLHINNNKIKSFRKQTFLGLDDLEYLQADFNLLRDIDPGAFQDLNKLEVLILNDNLISTLPANVFQYVPITHLDLRGNRLKTLPYEEVLEQIPGIAEILLEDNPWDCTCDLLSLKEWLENIPKNALIGRVVCEAPTRLQGKDLNETTEQDLCPLKNRVDSSLPAPPAQEETFAPGPLPTPFKTNGQEDHATPGSAPNGGTKIPGNWQIKIRPTAAIATGSARNKPLANSLPCPGGCSCDHIPGSGLKMNCNNRNVSSLADLKPKLSNVQELFLRDNKIHSIRKSHFVDYKNLILLDLGNNNIATVENNTFKNLLDLRWLYMDSNYLDTLSREKFAGLQNLEYLNVEYNAIQLIFPGTFNAMPKLRILILNNNLLRSLPVDVFAGVSLSKLSLHNNYFMYLPVAGVLDQLTSIIQIDLHGNPWECSCTIVPFKQWAERLGSEVLMSDLKCETPVNFFRKDFMLLSNDEICPQLYARISPTLTSHSKNSTGLAETGTHSNSYLDTSRVSISVLVPGLLLVFVTSAFTVVGMLVFILRNRKRSKRRDANSSASEINSLQTVCDSSYWHNGPYNADGAHRVYDCGSHSLSD from the coding sequence ATGCTGCTTTGGATTCTGTTGCTGGAGACGTCTCTTTGTTTTGCCGCTGGAAACGTTACAGGGGACGTTTGCAAAGAGAAGATCTGTTCCTGCAATGAGATAGAAGGGGACCTACACGTAGACTGTGAAAAAAAAGGCTTCACAAGTCTGCAGCGTTTCACTGCCCCGACTTCCCAGTTTTACCATTTATTTCTGCATGGCAATTCCCTCACTCGACTTTTCCCTAATGAGTTCGCTAACTTTTATAATGCGGTTAGTTTGCACATGGAAAACAATGGCTTGCATGAAATCGTTCCGGGGGCTTTTCTGGGGCTGCAGCTGGTGAAAAGGCTGcacatcaacaacaacaagatCAAGTCTTTTCGAAAGCAGACTTTTCTGGGGCTGGATGATCTGGAATATCTCCAGGCTGATTTTAATTTATTACGAGATATAGACCCGGGGGCCTTCCAGGACTTGAACAAGCTGGAGGTGCTCATTTTAAATGACAATCTCATCAGCACCCTACCTGCCAATGTGTTCCAGTATGTGCCCATCACTCATCTCGACCTCCGGGGTAACAGGCTGAAAACGCTGCCCTATGAGGAGGTCTTGGAGCAAATCCCTGGTATTGCGGAGATCCTCCTAGAGGATAACCCTTGGGACTGCACCTGTGATCTGCTCTCCCTGAAAGAATGGCTGGAAAACATTCCCAAGAATGCCCTGATAGGCCGAGTGGTCTGCGAAGCCCCCACCAGACTGCAGGGTAAAGACCTCAATGAAACCACCGAACAGGACTTGTGTCCTTTGAAAAACCGAGTGGATTCTAGTCTCCCGGCACCCCCTGCCCAAGAAGAGACCTTTGCTCCTGGCCCCCTGCCAACCCCTTTCAAGACAAATGGGCAAGAAGATCATGCCACCCCAGGGTCTGCTCCAAACGGAGGTACAAAGATCCCAGGCAACTGGCAGATCAAAATCAGACCGACAGCAGCGATAGCGACGGGTAGCGCCAGAAACAAACCCTTAGCTAACAGTTTGCCCTGCCCTGGGGGCTGCAGCTGCGACCACATCCCAGGGTCGGGTTTAAAGATGAACTGCAACAACCGGAACGTGAGCAGCTTGGCTGATTTGAAGCCCAAGCTCTCTAACGTGCAGGAGCTTTTCCTACGAGATAACAAGATCCACAGCATCCGAAAATCGCACTTTGTGGATTACAAGAACCTCATTCTGTTGGATCTGGGCAACAATAACATCGCTACTGTAGAGAACAACACTTTCAAGAACCTTTTGGACCTCAGGTGGCTATATATGGATAGCAATTACCTGGACACGCTGTCCCGGGAGAAATTCGCGGGGCTGCAAAACCTAGAGTACCTGAACGTGGAGTACAACGCGATCCAGCTCATCTTCCCGGGCACTTTCAATGCCATGCCCAAACTGAGGATCCTCATTCTCAACAACAACCTGCTGAGGTCCCTGCCTGTGGACGTGTTCGCTGGGGTCTCGCTCTCTAAACTCAGCCTGCACAACAATTACTTCATGTACCTCCCTGTGGCAGGGGTGCTGGACCAGTTAACCTCCATCATCCAGATAGACCTGCACGGAAACCCCTGGGAGTGCTCCTGCACCATTGTGCCTTTCAAGCAATGGGCAGAACGCTTGGGTTCCGAAGTGCTGATGAGCGACCTCAAGTGTGAGACGCCGGTGAACTTCTTTAGAAAGGATTTCATGCTCCTCTCCAATGACGAGATCTGCCCCCAGCTGTACGCTAGGATCTCGCCCACGTTAACTTCGCACAGTAAAAACAGCACTGGGTTGGCGGAGACCGGGACACACTCCAACTCCTACCTAGACACCAGCAGGGTGTCCATCTCGGTGTTGGTCCCGGGACTGCTGCTGGTGTTTGTCACCTCCGCCTTCACCGTGGTGGGCATGCTCGTGTTTATCCTGAGGAACCGAAAGCGGTCCAAGAGACGAGATGCCAACTCCTCCGCGTCCGAGATTAATTCCCTACAGACAGTCTGTGACTCTTCCTACTGGCACAATGGGCCTTACAACGCAGATGGGGCCCACAGAGTGTATGACTGTGGCTCTCACTCGCTCTCAGACTAA